In one Aphelocoma coerulescens isolate FSJ_1873_10779 chromosome 20, UR_Acoe_1.0, whole genome shotgun sequence genomic region, the following are encoded:
- the DNTTIP1 gene encoding deoxynucleotidyltransferase terminal-interacting protein 1 isoform X2, translating into MGAARDAEQQPGPPGEEGPGDTEEQLVSTSPWNIMIKHRQVQRRGRRSQMTTSFTDPSVSMDLLRAVLQPSINEEIRGVFNKYMKFFQTAAINVRDNVGEEVDPEQLIQETCRSCLEQAKLLFSDGKKVVPRLPHEQAVPKRARQMDEELSRRGSPIPKKRKGRPPGQSLSNDRGVSGMAAWKLKVSEPVKRDGPKWDPSRLTETTTFVLGSRANKALGMGGTRGRLYIKHPHLFKAYLLIEEDIRDLAASEDYRDSVDLRLEELKPFIPPAWMTEKMQKHMETLRRGGDVPPPEDPPEP; encoded by the exons atGGGCGCCGCCCGCGATGCGGAGCAGCAGCCGGGTCCGCCGGGCGAGGAGGGCCCGGGCGACACTGAGGAGCAGCTGGTCAGCACG AGCCCCTGGAACATCATGATCAAGCACCGGCAGgtgcagcggcgcgggcggcgctccCAGATGACCACCAG CTTCACGGACCCGAGCGTGTCCATGGACCTGCTGCGCgctgtgctgcagcccagcaTCAACGAGGAGATCCGGGGCGTCTTCAACAAGTACATGAAG TTCTTCCAGACAGCAGCAATCAATGTGCGTGATAACGTTGGGGAGGAGGTGGACCCGGAGCAGCTCATCCAGGAGACCTGTAGGAGCTGCCTGGAGCAG GCCAAACTGTTGTTCTCTGATGGCAAAAAGGTGGTTCCCAGGTTGCCCCATGAGCAGGCAGTGCCAAAG CGTGCCCGACAGATGGATGAGGAGCTGAGCCGTCGAGGAAGCCCCATTCCAAAAAAG AGAAAGGGGCGGCCTCCAGGACAGAGCCTGTCAAATGACCGCGGAGTTTCAGGCATGGCAGC GTGGAAGCTCAAAGTCTCTGAGCCTGTGAAAAGGGATGGACCAAAG TGGGATCCATCCCGACTGACTGAAACCACAACCTTTGTGCTGGGATCTCGAGCAAACAA agctctcgGGATGGGAGGAACAAGAGGGCGACTCTACATCAAGCATCCCCACCTCTTTAAG GCCTACCTCCTCATCGAAGAGGACATTCGGGATTTGGCTGCCAGTGAGGATTACAG ggactcTGTTGATCTGCGGCTGGAAGAGCTAAAGCCCTTCATCCCTCCAGCCTGGATGACTGAGAAGATGCAGAAGCACATGGAGACGCTTCGCCGCGGGGGGGACGTGCCGCCCCCCGAGGACCCCCCCGAGCCCTGA
- the DNTTIP1 gene encoding deoxynucleotidyltransferase terminal-interacting protein 1 isoform X1, translating into MGAARDAEQQPGPPGEEGPGDTEEQLVSTSPWNIMIKHRQVQRRGRRSQMTTSFTDPSVSMDLLRAVLQPSINEEIRGVFNKYMKFFQTAAINVRDNVGEEVDPEQLIQETCRSCLEQAKLLFSDGKKVVPRLPHEQAVPKRARQMDEELSRRGSPIPKKRKGRPPGQSLSNDRGVSGMAAWKLKVSEPVKRDGPKWDPSRLTETTTFVLGSRANKALGMGGTRGRLYIKHPHLFKYAADPQDKHWLTEQQHMRAIGGKMAYLLIEEDIRDLAASEDYRDSVDLRLEELKPFIPPAWMTEKMQKHMETLRRGGDVPPPEDPPEP; encoded by the exons atGGGCGCCGCCCGCGATGCGGAGCAGCAGCCGGGTCCGCCGGGCGAGGAGGGCCCGGGCGACACTGAGGAGCAGCTGGTCAGCACG AGCCCCTGGAACATCATGATCAAGCACCGGCAGgtgcagcggcgcgggcggcgctccCAGATGACCACCAG CTTCACGGACCCGAGCGTGTCCATGGACCTGCTGCGCgctgtgctgcagcccagcaTCAACGAGGAGATCCGGGGCGTCTTCAACAAGTACATGAAG TTCTTCCAGACAGCAGCAATCAATGTGCGTGATAACGTTGGGGAGGAGGTGGACCCGGAGCAGCTCATCCAGGAGACCTGTAGGAGCTGCCTGGAGCAG GCCAAACTGTTGTTCTCTGATGGCAAAAAGGTGGTTCCCAGGTTGCCCCATGAGCAGGCAGTGCCAAAG CGTGCCCGACAGATGGATGAGGAGCTGAGCCGTCGAGGAAGCCCCATTCCAAAAAAG AGAAAGGGGCGGCCTCCAGGACAGAGCCTGTCAAATGACCGCGGAGTTTCAGGCATGGCAGC GTGGAAGCTCAAAGTCTCTGAGCCTGTGAAAAGGGATGGACCAAAG TGGGATCCATCCCGACTGACTGAAACCACAACCTTTGTGCTGGGATCTCGAGCAAACAA agctctcgGGATGGGAGGAACAAGAGGGCGACTCTACATCAAGCATCCCCACCTCTTTAAG TACGCAGCCGACCCGCAGGATAAGCACTGGctgacagagcagcagcacatgagGGCCATTGGGGGCAAGATG GCCTACCTCCTCATCGAAGAGGACATTCGGGATTTGGCTGCCAGTGAGGATTACAG ggactcTGTTGATCTGCGGCTGGAAGAGCTAAAGCCCTTCATCCCTCCAGCCTGGATGACTGAGAAGATGCAGAAGCACATGGAGACGCTTCGCCGCGGGGGGGACGTGCCGCCCCCCGAGGACCCCCCCGAGCCCTGA